The Planctomycetaceae bacterium genomic interval CATATTCTGAGCACCCGGTTTATTCTCGCCACGCCCGGTCCCAATGCGACCTGGACGGCGTATTTCGCCGACAAGGCCACCGACGACATCACGAACTTCATTCCGGAGCAGCAATAGCCATGCGGAACTCCGAAGAAAAAACGTTACGTCCACGAATGTCACGAATGATACGAATGGGAAGAAACAAAAACGGAATGTTGGAAGGATGGAAGGATGGGTGCATGCCCCGGGGCACTCCCCAGTCTTCTGATGTTGTTTCTTTCCCCGTCCCTATTCGTGACATTCGTGACATCCGCCTTCGCCAAGGCTACGGCGGACAGGTTCGTGGACGTAACTTCCCCGTCCCCGGTTTTACGCTGGTCGAGTTATTGGCGGTGCTGACGATCCTGACGCTCCTGGTGGCCATGGCCGTCGGCGTGGGCACCTATGTCATGGACAAGGCCAAGAAGACCAACACAGAGAACGTTCAAAAGATGGTGCTTTCCGCCATCGATGCATACCAGTCGGTCGCCGGCGCGTATCCCGCCAGCAGCGCCGACACCGCCTCGCTGGTGACAGCCCTGAAGGGACAGCGCCTTTCCAAGGAAAAGTTCGACCGCATTCCCGCCGAGTATCTCGACAGCACCGGCGCCAAGATTCTCGACGGTTACGGCAAAGAGATGCGATACGAGTCCAATGGCGGGTTCGGCAACGCACCGGTGCTGATCTCGGGGGGCAAGGACGGAATCATCGACGCCCCCAGCGACACTGACAACATCCGCAGCGACGGCAGATAGGTAGAGCTATGCACAGCAACGCGATCAACACAATAGTATCTCACCGCCGGCCCGGCCGGGCGTTCACCCTGGCCGAACTCATGGTCGTCATGGCGATCATCGTTCTGGTCTCGGCAGTGGTGCTTCCGGGCATCAACAAGATCTTCACGGCCGGCGCCGACATGATGGCGTTGAATCTGCTGACCGGGCAGATCGATGCCGCCCGAACCACCGCCATGGATAAGTACAAAGCCGTCGGCGTGCATTGCCAGATGGCCGACACGTCGCTGGCCGCCAACGCCAACCTGGCCAACCGCCAGTTCATGACCGTCGTCGAACACTC includes:
- a CDS encoding type II secretion system protein GspG, with amino-acid sequence MPRGTPQSSDVVSFPVPIRDIRDIRLRQGYGGQVRGRNFPVPGFTLVELLAVLTILTLLVAMAVGVGTYVMDKAKKTNTENVQKMVLSAIDAYQSVAGAYPASSADTASLVTALKGQRLSKEKFDRIPAEYLDSTGAKILDGYGKEMRYESNGGFGNAPVLISGGKDGIIDAPSDTDNIRSDGR